Proteins from one Candida orthopsilosis Co 90-125, chromosome 2 draft sequence genomic window:
- a CDS encoding Psy2 protein phosphatase PP4 complex subunit, producing the protein MVEQEADGNEYLTPLTQSKKEGLLRLESAGKTPRRVKVYLLKGEDWIDNGTGFCIGEIDKDTKVPYFLVRKESKIDEIILKSNLEGNIQYQRQQDTLIVWTDPSGSDLALSFQETEGCADLCDFIIKVQQGNYSPNISLYYVISRLPEGDDITELVTGPVRYPPALPNEENLESVLESLNQCANSQFTRTSISDYLVECKYFDKLKKIFEDAESSGNTTALQQLSGIAKMLLSYNEPSLLEDILSSENNIYILAGILEYDSSSTGAKPGHRALFENRSFKTVIPIDESDIFKRDHSLTVLKEIILIRYLDDQTISQLNSMIYANQIKILEYLASTGVLEKLFDIYENKESIELKRDGVRMLHQYVKTAKSIQKHDFFASLVKPGLFTMVNFALGDSEDQVRIMGTELIVSIIEQNVALTNSEDQEPAIDNSEPPLRSCQDETNSSRPIGDENGSKKEIKESKAGLCSFNGKFLSTLSDIIVNEEHAGMKYQAFEALRTLLDPNVLTNIESSFSEKVANKLQAREISARQNGNKHGEDNSYQANMSYQLKDFYTKVTPKLFAKITAMGNSIKAVDTISRADSTLFSLLCEFIIFGTREHDSALVKNFVVEHDILNGMVKLLSFPCKKVLKLHVVRCLRSIVLLNDDNLTTYMFEHDILKALFLYFESVTNQDDMCNSACLDFLNIIRTQSDAKNFGKRRNFKSIAEYLSKYHGAILQSVSCMKIGQSIAALVDNNFNETETTTLGICGEANLEQLGIHESFIRNGFSCHEDIEELNLESISHKSRGSGNRLLKISSSRNGNFKVESDAKIDANKEYDSHNPDQGDSNIGDKRPRDLHQPIDATIKNMTKRRSVVDLEEENSFNENDSAQVPVSHMHNLSSKDVSKSESPANKKEFKTVQGTLVEASGRGGHDS; encoded by the coding sequence ATGGTGGAACAAGAGGCAGACGGTAATGAATATCTAACTCCCTTAACACAGTCCAAGAAGGAGGGGTTACTACGGCTTGAATCTGCGGGCAAGACACCGAGAAGAGTCAAAGTGTATCTACTAAAAGGAGAAGACTGGATAGACAACGGAACTGGGTTTTGCATTGGGGAGATTGACAAAGACACTAAAGTCCCCTACTTCCTTGTACgaaaagaatcaaaaatagATGAGATTATTCTCAAATCCAATCTAGAAGGAAACATTCAGTATCAGCGACAGCAGGATACTCTTATAGTTTGGACAGATCCTTCTGGGTCAGATCTTGCCTTGTCATTTCAAGAAACCGAGGGGTGCGCCGATTTGTGCgacttcatcatcaaagtGCAACAAGGGAACTATAGTCCAAACATATCATTGTATTATGTCATTTCTAGGCTACCTGAAGGCGATGATATTACTGAACTAGTCACTGGCCCCGTTCGATACCCACCTGCGTTGCCAAATGAggaaaatttggaaagtgTATTGGAAAGCTTAAACCAATGCGCTAATTCGCAATTTACAAGAACTAGTATCCTGGACTATTTGGTGGAATGCAAATACTTTGATAAACTAAAGAAAATCTTTGAAGATGCCGAATCCAGTGGAAACACGACAGCTTTGCAACAATTAAGTGGCATTGCCAAAATGTTGCTATCGTATAATGAGCCATCATTACTTGAGGATATACTATCTTCCGAAAACAATATCTATATACTCGCAGGGATTTTGGAGTATGATTCAAGCTCTACTGGGGCTAAGCCTGGACACAGAGccctttttgaaaataggCTGTTTAAAACTGTGATTCCAATAGATGAGCTGGACATCTTCAAACGAGATCACTCTTTAACTGTTTTGAAGGaaattattttgataaGATACCTTGATGATCAGACCATCAGCCAGTTGAACTCTATGATATATGCCAACCAAATCAAGATATTGGAGTATTTAGCAAGCACGGGAGTTCTTGAAAAGttatttgatatttatgaaaacaaagaaagtATTGAACTTAAGCGTGATGGAGTAAGGATGCTTCACCAATATGTGAAAACTGCAAAgtcaattcaaaaacacGATTTTTTTGCACTGCTAGTAAAACCAGGATTATTTACAATGGTAAACTTTGCTCTCGGTGACTCAGAAGATCAGGTGCGAATAATGGGCActgaattgattgtttcCATAATAGAGCAGAATGTTGCTTTGACAAATTCCGAGGATCAGGAACCGGCAATTGACAATTCTGAACCTCCACTACGGTCATGTCAGGatgaaacaaattcaagTCGGCCGATTGGCGATGAAAATGGTTCAAAAAAGGAGATAAAAGAGAGCAAAGCTGGATTATGTTCATTCAATGGAAAGTTTTTGTCGACTTTGAGTGACATAATAGTCAATGAAGAGCACGCGGGAATGAAATATCAGGCGTTTGAAGCATTGAGAACATTATTGGACCCCAATGTTTTAACAAATATAGAAAGTTCCTTCCTGGAGAAAGTTGCAAACAAGTTGCAAGCAAGAGAAATATCCGCGAGACAGAATGGAAATAAACATGGTGAGGACAACAGCTACCAAGCTAACATGAGTTATCAGCTAAAAGATTTTTACACGAAGGTGACACCAAAATTGTTTGCCAAAATTACTGCTATGGGCAATTCTATAAAGGCAGTTGATACAATATCACGAGCGGACTCGACCCTATTTCTGCTACTATGcgaattcatcatttttggCACTAGAGAGCACGATAGTGCACTTGTTaagaattttgttgttgaacatGATATCTTGAACGGAATGGTCAAGCTTTTGAGCTTTCCATGTAAAAAGGTCTTGAAACTCCATGTTGTGAGGTGTTTGAGAAGCATTGTTTTGCTCAACGACGACAACCTAACAACCTATATGTTTGAACATGATATCCTCAAGGCATTGTTTCtatattttgaatcagTCACGAATCAAGATGACATGTGCAATTCAGCTTGTTTAGACTTTTTAAATATTATCCGGACACAAAGCGACgcaaaaaattttggaaaaaggaGGAATTTCAAGTCAATTGCCGAATATTTGAGCAAATATCATGGTGCTATTTTACAATCTGTATCATGCATGAAAATAGGGCAGAGTATAGCTGCACTAGTtgacaacaatttcaatgaaacAGAGACCACGACCTTAGGAATATGTGGTGAAGCCAATTTGGAGCAACTAGGAATCCATGAAAGTTTTATCCGCAATGGATTCAGTTGCCACgaagatattgaagaattgaatttggagAGTATTAGCCATAAACTGAGGGGCTCCGGTAATAGGCTCTTGAAGATAAGTTCATCGCGAAATGGAAACTTTAAAGTGGAAAGCgatgcaaaaattgatgcCAATAAGGAATATGACAGCCACAATCCAGACCAGGGTGATTCAAACATTGGAGACAAAAGACCACGAGATTTACATCAACCAATAGATGCCACAATTAAAAACATGACTAAAAGGAGAAGTGTCGTGGACCTCGAAGAAGAGAATTCTTTTAATGAAAACGACTCTGCTCAAGTACCGGTTTCTCATATGCATAATCTTTCCTCCAAAgatgtttcaaaatcagaGAGCCCCGCAAACAAAAAGGAATTCAAAACTGTGCAGGGGACACTAGTGGAAGCTAGTGGACGCGGAGGGCATGACAGTTGA
- a CDS encoding ribosomal protein L26 has translation MAKISQDVSSSRSKARKAHFTSSSVERRVIMSAPLSKELRQQYNIKSLPIRQNDEVLVVRGSKKGSEGKINSVYRLKFSVQLEKLQKEKSNGASVPLNIHPSKVVITKLHLDKDRKALIERKGGKLE, from the exons ATGGCTAAGATTTCACAAG ACGTTTCATCATCTCGTTCAAAAGCCAGAAAGGCTCACTTCACCTCATCTTCAGTTGAGAGAAGAGTCATCATGTCTGCTCCATTGtcaaaagaattgagaCAACAATACAACATCAAGTCATTGCCAATCAGACAAAATGACGAAGTTTTGGTCGTTAGAGGATCAAAGAAAGGTTCAGAAGGTAAAATTAACAGTGTCTACAGATTGAAATTCTCCgtacaattggaaaaattacaaaaggAAAAATCCAACGGTGCTTCAGTACCTTTGAACATTCACCCATCAAAAGTTgtcatcaccaaattgCACTTGGACAAAGACAGAAAAGCTTTGATTGAAAGAAAGGGTGGTAAATTGGAATAA
- a CDS encoding Age3 ADP-ribosylation factor GTPase activating protein (similar to S. cerevisiae GCS1), which produces MSVDPDSRRKLLSLQKVGENKKCFDCGAPNPQWASPKFGAFICLECAGVHRGLGVHISFVRSITMDQFKPEETLRMEIGGNERLRKYFEENGVDLGLPAKQKFDNFVAEDYKEILTCEVEGREYVPKDHSGEKLPDKDSITSTTTSTSTRAGPGLTNEQKSKNESYFASLGAKNESRPDHLPPSQGGKYAGFGNTPAPASNGTSAGGSSSFSNFTVDNFQKDPLGTFTKGWGLFSSTVVKSVQEVNQSVIQPSLTQLQQSEFSAEAKKAMAQFGQKMQETGKYGQETFQTFTKEVNEQGLNKTIDHRFNGLWAKSNNNDDVPVAFGYKRSEDGVKYESLSGGSNSKSQDEDKWDDF; this is translated from the coding sequence ATGTCAGTAGATCCAGATTCACGCAGGAAATTGTTAAGCTTGCAAAAAGTGGGtgaaaacaagaaatgttttgattgtGGTGCCCCCAACCCACAATGGGCGTCTCCTAAATTCGGTGCATTCATCTGTTTAGAATGTGCTGGTGTGCATAGAGGTTTGGGAGTCCATATATCCTTTGTACGATCAATAACAATGGATCAGTTCAAACCGGAAGAAACATTACGAATGGAAATTGGTGGAAATGAAAGATTGAggaaatattttgaagagaatggtgttgatttgGGTTTACCggcaaaacaaaagtttGATAACTTTGTGGCTGAAGATTACAAGGAGATTTTAACTTGCGAAGTTGAAGGTAGGGAGTATGTGCCAAAGGATCATTCGGGTGAGAAGCTACCAGATAAGGATAGTATTACTTCGACTACTACATCGACTTCTACTCGTGCAGGGCCTGGTTTAACTAATGAGCAAAAAAGCAAGAACGAATCGTATTTTGCCAGTTTAGGAGCAAAGAACGAATCAAGACCTGATCATCTTCCGCCATCACAAGGAGGAAAATATGCCGGTTTTGGTAATACACCAGCACCTGCATCCAACGGTACTTCAGCTGGTGGCTCATCctcattttccaattttacGGTAgacaatttccaaaaggATCCATTAGGTACATTCACCAAAGGGTGGGGTCTTTTCTCATCAACTGTGGTCAAATCGGTTCAAGAAGTGAACCAAAGTGTAATTCAACCAAGTTTGActcaattacaacaaagTGAATTTAGTGCTGAAGCTAAGAAGGCAATGGCTCAATTTGGTCAAAAAATGCAAGAGACGGGAAAATATGGACAAgaaacttttcaaactttcaCCAAGGAAGTAAATGAACAAGGACTTAATAAAACTATTGATCATCGATTTAATGGATTATGGGCAAAgtcaaacaacaatgatGACGTACCTGTTGCTTTTGGGTATAAAAGGTCCGAGGATGGTGTCAAATATGAGAGTTTGTCAGGTGGATCCAATTCGAAATCacaagatgaagataaatGGGATGATTTTTGA
- a CDS encoding Atp12 protein (S. cerevisiae homolog ATP12 has protein domain specific binding, has role in mitochondrial proton-transporting ATP synthase complex assembly and localizes to mitochondrion), translating to MLVLKRAPIQRLAYHGIRCFSNASLSLNRLANISSSGGDKTIEHNIKSETNRLSKTGSRFWDKGHVFHNQQTGRFEIQLDGKTLRTPLGLPLTLPEKKKQLAYLIAHEWTHLPKISLKSSALPLTGLAARAIDLESKRSQKEVNNDGGEEMLAIEDLKLSMLKYLDTDTCLIFAGAKDCDGKLRVRQEELYRPLIEEYNDFFTKYGLSRNLLKENERIELKFLDCEKDGLRGNKQSLKTQQVVIDWLDQLDIFEFVALEKSILTTKSFLCAVSVLRSNVSDEPRMRDIFQLNRDSNDLFWYKTVEEIIELGNLETILQTGEWGEVEDTHDVEQRDWLRSLTSAALLSH from the coding sequence ATGTTGGTATTGAAAAGAGCTCCAATTCAAAGACTTGCCTATCATGGAATTAGATGCTTCTCAAATGCATCGTTGTCTTTAAATAGATTGGCAAATATCTCATCCCTGGGAGGTgacaaaacaattgaacatAACATCAAATCGGAAACTAATCGACTTTCAAAAACAGGTAGTAGATTCTGGGATAAGGGCCACGTTTttcacaatcaacaaactgGCAGGTTTGAGATTCAATTGGATGGAAAGACTTTGCGCACGCCATTGGGCCTCCCGTTGACCTTAccagaaaagaagaaacaattaGCCTACTTGATTGCACACGAATGGACGCATTTGCCTAAAATATCTTTGAAATCTAGCGCTTTACCATTGACTGGCTTGGCAGCAAGAGCTATTGATCTAGAATCCAAGAGAAGTCAAAAAGAAGTTAATAACGATGGAGGTGAAGAAATGCTCGCAATTGAGGATTTAAAGCTCAGCATGTTGAAATATCTCGACACAGATACTTGTCTTATCTTTGCAGGAGCAAAAGACTGTGATGGGAAGTTGAGGGTTAGGCAGGAGGAACTTTATCGTCCTTTGATCGAAGAGTACAATGATTTTTTTACAAAGTATGGATTGAGCAGAAACTTACTCAAGGAGAATGagagaattgaattgaagtTCTTGGACTGTGAAAAAGATGGCTTGAGAGGAAATAAGCAAAGCTTGAAAACTCAGCAAGTGGTGATAGACTGGTTAGACCAATTAgacatttttgaatttgttgctTTAGAAAAATCTATTCTTACTACAAAATCATTCCTTTGTGCTGTGTCGGTTTTGAGATCCAATGTTTCTGATGAACCAAGAATGAGAgatattttccaattgaataGGGACTCCAATGACCTTTTTTGGTACAAAACCGTCGAAGAGATCATAGAGTTGGGAAACTTGGAAACGATCCTTCAAACTGGTGAATGGggagaagttgaagatacACATGACGTTGAACAACGAGACTGGTTGAGGAGTTTGACCAGTGCTGCTCTTTTAAGTCATTAA
- a CDS encoding Cwh8 dolichyl pyrophosphate (Dol-P-P) phosphatase yields the protein MSDIAPPVIPNHIPFDQTYVLYDPNDVISIISVQFTLLPVYIMVFYLSWFLVTREIEPVIVVAGHLCSEIVNKILKILLKNPRPDFHREFGSGGSLSYGMPSAHSQFIGFFAAYYVCVIVFKVGHLKKWQRVTWLAVLTFVGLCVAGSRVYLMYHTWQQVVVGVTVGIVFGIFYFIFSSLVRDMGIVDWALNWPLIKYFNVKDSYHHCYQTFKDEFDTYLQQRHRIKKLKKNI from the coding sequence ATGTCCGATATAGCACCGCCAGTTATACCGAATCATATACCATTCGATCAAACCTATGTTCTTTACGACCCCAATGATGTAATATCCATCATATCAGTTCAATTTACATTACTTCCGGTATACATCATGGTGTTTTACCTACTGTGGTTCCTAGTCACGAGAGAAATCGAGCCTGTTATCGTTGTAGCTGGACACTTGTGTTCGGAAATTGTCAAtaagattttgaaaattttactCAAGAACCCAAGACCTGATTTCCACCGTGAATTTGGTAGTGGTGGCAGTCTTAGTTATGGGATGCCAAGTGCTCATTCTCAATTTATTGGATTTTTCGCTGCTTATTATGTATGTGTAATTGTATTTAAAGTTGGTCATTTAAAGAAGTGGCAAAGGGTAACATGGTTAGCGGTTTTGACTTTTGTTGGATTATGTGTTGCTGGATCACGAGTTTATTTGATGTATCATACTTGGCaacaagttgttgttggagtCACTGTTGGTATTGTGTTTGGGATTTTCTACTTTATATTCAGCTCATTGGTGAGAGATATGggaattgttgattgggCGTTGAACTGGCCGTTGATCAAGTACTTCAATGTCAAAGACTCTTATCATCATTGCTATCAAACATTTAAAGATGAGTTTGATACTTACTTGCAACAAAGGCATAGAATCAAAAAGTTAAAAAAGAATATATGA
- a CDS encoding Gon7 protein (S. cerevisiae homolog GON7 has chromatin DNA binding and has role in telomere positive regulation of transcription from RNA polymerase II promoter, cell wall mannoprotein biosynthetic process), producing MLPTATYTSGDATHDFHPGDGPHTTDGSTTQISDIVLNAGGEDRDKPSAAKDTAMGELRAALTTLQDQINVFLTERMRAEKANDTDDIERKVLDEGVEEDSEDD from the coding sequence atgtTACCAACTGCTACTTACACATCTGGCGATGCCACACATGACTTCCATCCTGGCGATGGTCCACATACAACTGACGGATCAACAACACAGATCTCTGATATAGTTTTAAATGCTGGCGGTGAAGATCGAGATAAGCCTAGTGCGGCAAAAGATACAGCAATGGGAGAATTACGAGCAGCACTTACAACCCTTCAAGATCAGATCAATGTTTTCCTAACAGAGCGAATGAGAGCTGAAAAGGCAAATGACACGGATGATATAGAGCGAAAAGTTTTAGATGAAGGAGTTGAGGAGGATAGTGAAGATGATTAA
- a CDS encoding Sps19 protein (S. cerevisiae homolog SPS19 has 2,4-dienoyl-CoA reductase (NADPH) activity, has role in fatty acid catabolic process, ascospore formation and localizes to peroxisomal matrix) yields MTTLDQSYVTQGSWRPDLFKGKVVFVTGGAGSICKVQTEALILLGANAAIVGRNKEKTDAAAKELEGLRPGAKVLSLPNVDVRDVKQMSAAANKAVQELGRIDFVIAGAAGNFLADFTHLSSNAFTSVVNIDLIGSFNTVKACFEELKKNKGAIIFVSATLHYYGVPFQIHVGAAKAGVDALSNALATELGPLGIRSNCIAPGPIADTEGMKRLAPGALDHVKTKVPLQRLGSKQDIADATVYLFSPAGGFVNGEVLVVDGGSWHIGQGIGSVDYPVTLKNVQAGETNFKL; encoded by the coding sequence ATGACCACATTAGATCAATCATATGTCACACAAGGCAGTTGGAGACCAGACCTTTTCAAAGGCAAAGTTGTTTTCGTCACTGGAGGTGCCGGTTCAATTTGTAAAGTTCAAACTGAAGCTTTGATCTTGTTAGGTGCAAATGCAGCTATCGTTGGTAGAAATAAGGAAAAGACTGACGCTGCTGCCAAGGAATTGGAAGGATTGAGACCCGGCGCTAAAGTATTGTCTTTGCCAAATGTTGACGTTAGAGATGTCAAGCAAATGTCAGCTGCAGCAAATAAAGCAGTCCAAGAATTGGGTAGAATTGATTTCGTTATTGCAGGTGCTGCTGGAAACTTTTTGGCTGATTTCACTCATTTGTCATCCAATGCATTCACCTCGGTTGTCAacattgatttgattggttCATTCAACACCGTTAAAGCATgctttgaagaattgaaaaagaacaaaggAGCTATTATCTTTGTCAGTGCTACATTACACTACTATGGAGTTCCATTCCAAATCCACGTTGGTGCCGCTAAAGCTGGTGTTGATGCATTGTCAAATGCCTTGGCCACTGAATTGGGACCTCTTGGTATCAGATCGAACTGTATCGCACCTGGCCCTATTGCCGATACCGAAGGTATGAAGAGATTAGCACCTGGCGCTTTAGATCATGTTAAGACTAAAGTTCCTTTACAAAGATTGGGATCTAAACAAGATATTGCAGACGCTACCGTCTACTTGTTTTCACCAGCTGGTGGCTTTGTCAATGGTGAGGTTttagttgttgatggtggttCATGGCACATTGGTCAAGGTATTGGAAGCGTTGACTACCCAGTTACTCTTAAAAATGTCCAAGCAGGGGAGACAAACTTCAAATTATAG
- a CDS encoding Kap95 protein (S. cerevisiae homolog KAP95 has role in phosphatidylcholine biosynthetic process, protein to membrane, nuclear pore complex assembly, protein import into nucleus), translating to MDILQLLENAILSPDPTRRTQAEIELNEAANNHFQEYISLLIEALNNEDAKTEVRMLAGIGLKNQLVSKDQRTRLAQQDRWLKLNAELKKKIKDNAVQGLKISNQKVASTAAQLVAAIADIELPRGEWPELIPLIIENTKMENPEHVKRASQLAIGYICESADPTNANILSQASGILIAIIQGVQSNEPSNLVRITALNALVNSLEFIKYNFETEGERNYIMQVVCEATQADDSELQASAFGCLARIMSLYYKFMSLYMEKALYGLTVSGMQSSDEKVSCMAVEFWSTVCEEELEIALQRSELGLDPLQDAGNPDLITYNFALIASGEVLPTLLTLLTRQNEDPEDDDWSVAMAAGACLQLYAQNIGNYVVDPTIHFVSSNIANGDNWRSREAAVMAFGSILDGPDHDQLKNIISEALTPILALITDSSLQVKETVAWCLGRIADMVVDAINVQTQLPQLLEALVKGLQDHPKVSTNCCWTLMNLIEQLCSDTNAETNVMSPFYPSIIPVLMQLSGKGDNEYSSRASAYEALSTFVTYSAKDTMGVVHNIATEVLARLESTIELQSQVATTEDKGNLEELQTNILALLTTIIRKLGSEVINASDNLMERFIKLISAQESNSLIEEDIFIAISALSGAIGDNFLKYMPVFLPYLTRALENVESPTAFTAIGLVGDLAQNLGLQISEYLNGLMTILGNTLSNPGVRRELRPAIVSAFGDVAAAIGPNFEPYLEYVMNICTEAASIEPQDGSLETIDYVFTVRESVLDCFVGITAGFSDQPEKLYPVAGGILQYIQKVASDPHMASTESVARSATGLLGDIAAMYPQGQFKPYFEADWVTEFIKKTRSNPLFDEKTKDAARWAREQQKRQLSIPAAMS from the coding sequence ATGGATATTCTTCAACTATTGGAAAATGCAATCTTGAGTCCTGATCCAACACGAAGGACTCAAGCTGAAATTGAGTTGAATGAGGCAGCAAACAACCACTTTCAAGAGTATATCTCACTATTAATCGAAGCATTGAACAATGAAGATGCCAAGACAGAAGTGAGAATGTTGGCCGGTATAGGACTCaagaatcaattggttTCCAAAGATCAAAGAACAAGGTTGGCGCAACAAGACCGTTGGTTAAAGCTCAATGCcgagttgaaaaagaagattaaAGATAATGCAGTTCAGGGATTAAAGATTTCTAATCAAAAAGTAGCTAGTACTGCTGCTCAATTGGTGGCTGCCATTGCAGATATCGAGTTGCCAAGAGGTGAATGGCCAGAATTGATTCCACttattattgaaaataccAAGATGGAAAATCCTGAACATGTTAAACGTGCATCTCAATTGGCAATTGGTTATATTTGTGAAAGTGCGGACCCAACAAACGCAAACATCTTATCTCAAGCATCGGGTATTTTGATTGCAATTATACAAGGTGTACAAAGTAATGAGCCATCGAATTTGGTTAGAATAACTGCATTGAATGCTCTTGTTAACTCTTTGGAGTTTATCAAGTACAATTTTGAGACTGAAGGAGAAAGAAACTATATAATGCAAGTTGTGTGTGAAGCGACTCAAGCTGATGATTCAGAATTACAAGCCAGTGCATTTGGATGTCTTGCGAGAATCATGTCATTGTACTACAAATTTATGTCTCTTTATATGGAAAAGGCATTGTACGGTTTGACTGTTTCTGGTATGCAAAGCTCAGACGAAAAGGTATCTTGTATGGCTGTAGAGTTTTGGTCGACTGTATGTGAAGAAGAGTTGGAAATTGCATTACAGAGACTGGAATTGGGATTGGATCCGTTACAAGATGCTGGAAATCCTGATTTAATAACATACAACTTTGCGTTGATTGCTTCTGGTGAGGTGTTGCCCACCTTGTTGACATTACTTACTAGACAAAATGAAGATCCtgaggatgatgattgGTCGGTTGCAATGGCCGCTGGTGCCTGTTTACAATTGTATGCACAAAATATTGGAAATTATGTGGTCGATCCCACTATTCATTTTGTTAGCTCCAATATTGCTAACGGCGACAATTGGAGATCAAGAGAAGCTGCTGTGATGGCATTTGGCTCCATCTTAGATGGTCCAGATCACGACCAATTAAAAAATATCATTAGTGAAGCTTTGACCCCTATACTTGCATTGATTACTGATTCAAGTTTGCAAGTAAAAGAGACCGTGGCATGGTGTCTTGGACGTATTGCTGACatggttgttgatgcaaTCAACGTTCAAACACAATTGCCTCAATTGTTGGAGGCTTTGGTGAAGGGTTTACAAGATCATCCAAAAGTCTCaaccaattgttgttggactttgatgaatttgattgagCAGTTGTGCTCTGATACCAATGCTGAAACCAATGTCATGTCTCCCTTTTACCCTTCTATAATTCCAGTGTTGATGCAACTTTCGGGTAAGGGGGACAATGAATACAGCTCTCGTGCATCTGCATATGAAGCATTATCAACATTTGTCACCTATAGTGCTAAAGACACTATGGGAGTTGTTCACAATATTGCAACTGAAGTATTGGCGAGGTTGGAATCAACCATTGAATTGCAATCACAAGTGGCAACTACTGAAGATAAAGGTAATTTGGAGGAATTGCAAACCAATATATTAGCATTGTTAACCACCATAATCAGAAAATTGGGATCAGAAGTAATAAATGCCTCAGACAATTTGATGGAACGATTCATAAAGTTGATCAGTGCTCAAGAATCCAACTCACTTATTGAAGAGGATATATTTATCGCGATTTCAGCATTATCGGGTGCCATTGGTGACAACTTCTTAAAGTACATGCCAGTGTTTTTGCCGTACTTGACTCGAGCATTGGAGAATGTGGAATCACCGACAGCATTCACTGCTATAGGTTTGGTTGGAGATTTGGCTCAGAATCTTGGGTTACAAATCAGTGAGTACTTGAATGGTTTAATGACCATACTCGGCAACACATTAAGCAACCCCGGTGTGAGACGTGAACTTAGGCCAGCAATTGTGTCTGcctttggtgatgttgcGGCTGCGATTGGCCCCAATTTTGAACCATACCTCGAATATGTCATGAACATATGTACCGAGGCAGCATCAATCGAACCTCAAGACGGCTCATTGGAGACTATTGATTATGTATTTACCGTGAGAGAATCAGTACTagattgttttgttggtaTTACTGCTGGTTTCTCTGATCAACCCGAAAAATTGTACCCAGTCGCGGGCGGTATATTACAATACATACAGAAAGTTGCCTCAGATCCACATATGGCCTCAACTGAATCTGTTGCTAGGTCTGCTACAGGTTTATTGGGTGATATTGCAGCCATGTATCCACAGGGTCAATTCAAACCATATTTCGAAGCTGATTGGGTTACTGAATTTATTAAAAAGACCAGATCTAATccattgtttgatgaaaaaacCAAAGATGCAGCACGGTGGGCCAGAGAGCAACAGAAGAGACAGCTACTGATCCCAGCAGCAATGAGTTAA
- a CDS encoding Pfd1 protein (S. cerevisiae homolog PFD1 has unfolded protein binding, has role in protein folding, cytoskeleton organization and localizes to prefoldin complex) — protein sequence MMKEKKIRRHFHNPLYSTANMNQEALQKVLIEMDNQLNKSRAELSMVNLQLDRVHTNLNVIKSTNSRLNALNAPDETIWQGVGKAFIAEKTGNYLDQLSEDEKGYKDTEKNLKIKQDYLQTTLEKTVNSMTKIVGEKK from the coding sequence atgatgaaggaaaaaaaaatacgTAGACATTTCCATAACCCACTATATTCCACAGCAAACATGAATCAAGAAGCTTTACAAAAAGTCCTCATTGAAATGGACAATCAACTAAATAAATCAAGAGCAGAATTGTCCATGGTGAATTTGCAGTTGGATCGTGTGCATACAAACCTAAATGttatcaaatcaacaaattccaGGCTAAATGCGTTAAATGCACCCGATGAAACGATATGGCAAGGAGTAGGCAAAGCATTTATTGCGGAAAAAACTGGCAATTACCTCGATCAATTATCGGAAGATGAAAAAGGATACAAGGATACagaaaagaatttaaaAATCAAGCAAGATTATCTACAAACTACACTCGAGAAAACAGTTAATAGTATGACAAAGATAGTTGGTGAAAAAAAGTAG